One stretch of Segatella copri DNA includes these proteins:
- a CDS encoding helix-turn-helix domain-containing protein translates to MMDRLLHKKKTKWLLVFILGWWTIALFATGTVLPDSMVTEDKVYEYTFSDTPLAERIMAELRKQGKQVSYELDMTEGDLYYNTGRFIMATRFYKSALSARAVKQDATKKMKLLHRLISCYDGLYDEEEKSKTIRQLIHEAKLANDMGMESIALFYLGKSLHEQDSKERGYAYMLQALRIMEKSHYDHKYDNLRADYNDLLICYERDKKHKEAFKILNKLEKYLDAKNPGETDMEGLYEQERCKWLAHRAVVCSKLGMTKEAAEAYHEFNKMGSINRRYAYLIVPYLLGQHKYHEVLELCKQREQEMQDRKDTVNLYMSSTLKFYGMAYRGLRLYDKAANYFERLSVLRDSLRIRELQSSSQELAFIYDVKDKEAQIANQRWALIITIGFGVALIIVGGILGYNYHTIKKKNITLVTNVKEAMKYKEELERQNLNTLSSTMTQHTEEEDMDKRLFEEIRSKIIGEKFFLDNTFSRKTLMNEFNIPANKFAGLFRQFTGKTFSEYINDLRIEYVAELLLTGKYKNVEELLKDCSFISSTSLYRLFTKRYGMTPQKFLQNARFVK, encoded by the coding sequence ATGATGGATAGACTTTTACACAAGAAAAAGACAAAATGGCTACTAGTTTTCATTTTGGGATGGTGGACAATCGCTCTGTTCGCCACGGGGACCGTATTGCCCGATAGTATGGTGACCGAGGATAAAGTATATGAATATACGTTTTCCGACACCCCACTGGCAGAGCGGATTATGGCAGAGTTGCGCAAGCAAGGCAAACAAGTTTCCTATGAACTGGACATGACGGAAGGCGACCTATATTATAATACGGGACGATTCATCATGGCCACCCGCTTCTACAAGAGCGCCCTCTCAGCAAGAGCCGTCAAGCAAGATGCCACCAAGAAGATGAAACTACTGCATCGTCTGATTTCTTGCTACGACGGACTATACGACGAAGAAGAGAAATCAAAAACCATTAGACAATTAATTCACGAAGCGAAACTTGCCAATGACATGGGCATGGAGTCTATTGCCTTGTTTTATCTGGGCAAGAGCCTGCATGAGCAAGATTCGAAGGAACGAGGATACGCCTACATGTTGCAAGCCCTTAGGATAATGGAAAAGTCGCATTACGACCACAAGTACGACAATCTGCGGGCAGATTACAACGACCTACTTATCTGCTATGAGCGTGATAAGAAACACAAGGAGGCATTCAAGATATTGAACAAACTGGAGAAATACCTAGATGCAAAAAATCCTGGCGAGACTGACATGGAAGGACTCTATGAACAGGAAAGATGCAAATGGCTTGCTCACCGTGCCGTGGTATGCTCAAAACTGGGAATGACCAAGGAAGCCGCAGAAGCTTATCACGAGTTCAACAAGATGGGAAGCATCAACCGCCGATACGCCTATCTGATAGTACCCTATCTACTTGGCCAGCACAAATACCACGAGGTCTTGGAGTTGTGCAAACAACGTGAACAAGAAATGCAAGACAGGAAGGACACCGTCAATCTCTACATGTCATCCACACTCAAATTCTACGGCATGGCCTACAGAGGACTGAGACTGTACGACAAGGCAGCAAACTATTTCGAGCGGTTGTCCGTATTGAGAGACAGTCTGCGCATCAGGGAATTGCAAAGTTCCTCGCAAGAGTTGGCTTTCATATATGACGTAAAGGATAAAGAGGCGCAAATCGCCAACCAGCGCTGGGCACTCATCATCACCATCGGTTTCGGTGTGGCTTTAATCATTGTCGGAGGAATACTGGGCTACAACTACCACACCATCAAGAAAAAGAACATCACACTGGTGACAAACGTGAAGGAAGCCATGAAATACAAGGAGGAACTGGAACGACAGAACCTCAACACCCTATCCTCTACCATGACACAACATACAGAAGAAGAGGACATGGACAAACGGCTGTTTGAAGAGATTAGGAGCAAGATTATCGGAGAGAAATTCTTCTTAGACAATACCTTCTCCCGCAAGACATTGATGAACGAATTCAACATTCCAGCCAACAAGTTCGCAGGTCTGTTCCGTCAGTTCACGGGCAAGACATTCAGCGAATACATCAACGACCTGAGAATCGAGTATGTGGCAGAACTTCTTCTCACCGGCAAATACAAGAATGTAGAAGAATTGCTGAAAGACTGCTCGTTCATATCCTCTACATCGCTATACCGCTTGTTCACTAAGAGATATGGTATGACTCCACAGAAATTCCTGCAGAACGCAAGATTTGTAAAATAG